One Candidatus Paceibacterota bacterium genomic window carries:
- a CDS encoding cold shock domain-containing protein, with protein MQTGTIAKVTDRGYGFIKTDDQEEDIFFHASELTEGDFNSLQEGDKVTFEVGENDKGPFAQNVTPAAE; from the coding sequence ATGCAAACAGGAACAATTGCGAAGGTAACTGACCGTGGCTACGGCTTCATCAAAACTGATGATCAGGAAGAAGACATTTTCTTCCACGCCAGCGAGCTCACGGAAGGTGACTTCAACAGCCTTCAAGAAGGCGACAAAGTTACGTTTGAAGTTGGCGAGAATGACAAAGGTCCATTCGCCCAGAACGTTACTCCAGCAGCTGAGTAA
- the galU gene encoding UTP--glucose-1-phosphate uridylyltransferase GalU produces the protein MKTRIRKAILPVAGLGTRFLPATKAQPKEMLPLVDKPVIQFLVEEAVAAGIEEVIFVTGKGKRAIEDHFDSAPELERILEQKGKKQMLDETRRISSMANFTYVRQKEARGDGHALLAAAHLIGDEPVAVLFGDDVIIGKDHCLTQMRDAFEKLQAPIIGLEQVPKSLVSQYGIVKAKKVEDRLYKISDLVEKPTPAEAPSRLGVVGKYIITPEIWQYLRKLEKTQLEGEIRLADALHAYVNDKNPLYGDMFEGYRFDCGSKLGFLKATVHLGLYHGETKKEFKKYLKSLKL, from the coding sequence ATGAAGACACGTATACGAAAGGCGATCTTGCCGGTAGCCGGTCTCGGAACTCGATTTTTGCCGGCTACAAAGGCTCAGCCAAAAGAAATGCTGCCGCTTGTTGATAAGCCGGTTATTCAGTTTTTGGTTGAGGAAGCTGTTGCCGCGGGTATTGAGGAGGTGATATTCGTTACCGGTAAAGGGAAACGAGCTATCGAAGATCATTTTGATTCCGCTCCTGAGCTCGAGCGGATACTTGAGCAAAAAGGAAAAAAGCAGATGCTTGATGAGACCAGGCGCATCTCTTCGATGGCCAACTTCACGTATGTACGCCAAAAAGAAGCGCGGGGCGACGGTCACGCGCTTTTGGCAGCTGCGCATCTCATAGGTGATGAGCCGGTGGCTGTGTTGTTCGGTGACGATGTTATTATCGGCAAAGATCATTGTTTGACTCAGATGCGAGATGCATTCGAAAAGCTACAGGCGCCTATTATCGGTCTTGAGCAGGTTCCTAAATCGCTCGTCTCGCAGTACGGTATTGTGAAAGCGAAAAAGGTAGAAGATCGTCTGTATAAGATAAGTGATCTGGTTGAGAAACCAACTCCCGCAGAAGCGCCTTCGAGGCTTGGCGTCGTTGGCAAATACATTATCACGCCTGAGATCTGGCAGTATTTGCGTAAGCTTGAGAAAACGCAGCTAGAAGGGGAGATCCGTTTAGCAGATGCCTTACATGCCTATGTAAACGATAAAAACCCTCTGTATGGAGATATGTTCGAGGGATATCGGTTTGACTGTGGTTCCAAACTTGGCTTTCTTAAGGCAACGGTCCATCTTGGTCTTTACCACGGTGAGACAAAGAAAGAATTTAAAAAATATCTCAAGTCTCTTAAGCTGTAA
- a CDS encoding phosphomannomutase/phosphoglucomutase — protein sequence MNFSDIIKSYDVRGVYPDQINEEHVRILGGAFVKYLGAKTVAVGRDCRTSSPAFHTALIAGITEQGANVIDIGEATTPMVYHAAGTLDVDGAIMITASHNPPEYNGMKFVRSGAIPIGKESGLAEISEIAEQSPFTPAEHPGDVHPIDIKTSYSDFITKYADIDGSVLTAVVDPGNMMGVLDIEILKKLSPALSVSAIFDKLDGTMPNHEANPLNKETLTDLQTEVTKQEADIGIAYDGDADRIGFVDEQGRVIQPHLITALLARHILSKNPAAAIAYDVPSSRSVNEEITKHGGTPLLTKVGTANIKSEMREQEAIFGGEFSGHYYFKDHFYSEAPTLVAILVLNMMVRENKPLSELIDAVQHYHHSGEMNYELAPNTNKNAMLTQFKDTYSDGELTELDGIRVDFPDWWFLVRPSNTEPLMRMVVEAATPKLLEEKKLELSKIIDK from the coding sequence ATGAACTTTAGCGACATTATAAAGTCCTACGACGTCCGAGGTGTTTATCCTGATCAGATCAATGAAGAGCATGTCCGTATTTTAGGCGGCGCCTTTGTGAAGTATCTCGGCGCAAAGACCGTTGCCGTTGGACGTGATTGCCGCACCTCTAGTCCGGCTTTTCACACTGCGCTTATTGCCGGTATCACTGAGCAAGGCGCTAACGTGATCGACATTGGAGAGGCTACTACACCAATGGTGTACCACGCTGCCGGCACGCTTGATGTTGATGGCGCAATAATGATCACCGCCTCTCACAATCCTCCGGAGTACAACGGCATGAAGTTCGTACGCTCCGGAGCAATACCGATCGGCAAGGAATCGGGACTAGCGGAGATCAGTGAGATCGCCGAACAAAGTCCTTTCACTCCTGCAGAGCACCCAGGAGATGTTCACCCGATCGACATCAAAACCTCCTACAGCGACTTCATTACAAAGTACGCGGACATTGATGGTAGCGTGCTTACCGCTGTTGTGGATCCCGGGAACATGATGGGGGTGTTGGATATTGAAATCCTCAAGAAACTCTCCCCTGCCCTAAGTGTGTCGGCTATTTTCGATAAGCTTGACGGCACTATGCCAAATCACGAAGCCAACCCGCTCAACAAGGAAACCCTGACAGACTTGCAAACAGAGGTAACCAAACAGGAGGCTGATATAGGTATTGCGTATGACGGAGACGCTGACCGGATCGGCTTTGTAGACGAACAAGGCCGCGTGATCCAACCTCATCTGATCACCGCCCTGCTTGCCCGACATATTCTTTCTAAGAACCCCGCAGCAGCTATAGCGTACGATGTTCCCTCATCCCGTTCAGTGAACGAAGAGATCACGAAGCATGGCGGCACCCCGCTCCTTACCAAGGTTGGAACTGCCAACATAAAGTCAGAAATGCGTGAGCAAGAAGCGATCTTTGGAGGTGAATTTTCCGGTCACTACTACTTTAAGGACCACTTCTACTCTGAGGCACCAACCCTCGTGGCAATTCTCGTGTTGAACATGATGGTTAGAGAAAACAAGCCGCTCTCAGAACTCATTGACGCGGTTCAACACTACCACCACAGTGGCGAGATGAATTACGAGCTTGCGCCGAACACGAACAAGAACGCCATGCTCACCCAATTTAAAGACACATATAGTGACGGAGAGCTTACCGAACTCGATGGAATCCGCGTCGACTTTCCCGACTGGTGGTTCCTTGTACGCCCATCAAACACAGAGCCACTCATGCGAATGGTAGTGGAAGCAGCAACGCCTAAACTACTCGAAGAAAAGAAATTGGAGCTATCAAAAATCATTGACAAATAG